Proteins encoded in a region of the Candidatus Limnocylindrales bacterium genome:
- a CDS encoding BatD family protein — MARRIASTTIGRAFAALVCSLAFAGAAFAQEAQLQMAQGPYYTGSPIDIQIVADGFDEDPTPDVTGEPPPGASLAFVQARPQISSMMQIINGKVTQSRSVRFGFVYQLTAQAAGRYSVGPFTVTQNGKTAKTASRVITVADVPEGSGQKIRVVFPDRPIVVGQRVPVTVEWWTERGLADRLYDERLSVPLFLDTTNFQFLDEEHDKSRITINVEMPGGVTEVPADVRQTSEGGREWVIRSFKRTLIPVAPGHFDLGQPTLYCDEATAFRRDIFGSRVPSQARKVRISGDSIVLDVQNVPAAGRPASFAGAIGQGFTMDVAADRTVLQTGDPVKLTFTIHGDGSLDSASLPPLDAAGLSPRQFRLPDGEVAGISDATGKHFDVSVRVIDPAVREIPPIEYSWFNPETGKFESTHSKPIALSVRAANVVGAGDVVSAAPAEKPPEEKKDAAKPAAPGRAPAFTLTGADLSIETDVARLRSSAPSLLATPAVTWGGYGFGLLAIGAGLFVRRRRSIDPVKAKLRRELRDLRGHVTFDRNPKKIADALRKMAALTIRGDARPPELDDVLAGLDEAAFAPGGGDTIITEVLRNQAVSVADALMEQAS; from the coding sequence ATGGCCAGGCGAATCGCGAGCACGACGATCGGACGCGCCTTTGCGGCACTCGTCTGTTCGCTCGCATTCGCCGGCGCAGCCTTTGCGCAGGAAGCCCAGCTGCAGATGGCGCAGGGCCCGTACTACACCGGCTCCCCGATCGACATCCAGATCGTCGCCGACGGATTCGACGAAGATCCTACGCCCGACGTCACCGGTGAACCGCCTCCCGGAGCGAGTCTCGCGTTCGTGCAGGCGAGGCCGCAGATCTCGAGCATGATGCAGATCATCAACGGCAAGGTGACCCAGAGCCGCTCGGTCCGTTTCGGTTTCGTCTACCAGCTGACCGCGCAGGCAGCAGGCCGCTACTCGGTCGGTCCGTTCACCGTCACTCAGAACGGAAAGACTGCAAAGACGGCGTCGCGGGTGATCACGGTGGCCGACGTTCCCGAGGGAAGCGGCCAGAAGATCCGCGTGGTGTTCCCCGATCGTCCGATCGTCGTCGGACAGCGCGTGCCGGTGACCGTGGAATGGTGGACCGAGCGCGGCCTCGCCGACCGGCTCTACGACGAGCGCCTGAGCGTGCCGCTGTTCCTCGACACCACCAACTTCCAATTCCTCGACGAGGAGCACGACAAGTCGCGCATCACGATCAACGTGGAGATGCCGGGCGGCGTGACCGAAGTTCCGGCCGACGTGAGGCAGACCAGCGAGGGCGGCCGGGAGTGGGTGATCCGCAGCTTCAAGCGCACGCTGATTCCAGTTGCGCCCGGGCACTTCGATCTCGGTCAGCCGACTCTGTACTGCGACGAGGCCACCGCGTTCCGGCGCGACATCTTCGGATCGCGCGTGCCGTCGCAGGCGCGCAAGGTCCGGATCTCGGGCGACAGCATCGTGCTCGACGTACAGAACGTTCCCGCCGCCGGTCGTCCGGCGAGCTTCGCCGGAGCGATCGGACAGGGTTTCACGATGGACGTGGCCGCCGACCGCACCGTGCTGCAGACCGGCGATCCGGTGAAGCTCACCTTTACGATCCACGGCGACGGATCGCTCGACAGCGCATCGCTGCCGCCGCTCGATGCCGCCGGACTTTCTCCCAGACAGTTCCGCCTGCCCGACGGCGAAGTCGCCGGGATCTCGGACGCTACCGGCAAGCATTTCGACGTGAGCGTACGCGTGATCGATCCGGCGGTGCGCGAGATCCCGCCGATCGAGTACTCGTGGTTCAATCCGGAGACCGGCAAGTTCGAGAGCACGCATTCGAAACCGATCGCGCTGTCGGTGCGTGCGGCCAACGTCGTCGGCGCCGGCGACGTCGTCAGCGCCGCGCCGGCCGAGAAGCCGCCCGAAGAGAAGAAGGATGCGGCCAAGCCTGCAGCGCCCGGTCGCGCGCCGGCCTTTACGCTGACTGGCGCGGATCTCTCGATCGAAACCGACGTTGCCAGGCTGCGTTCCTCGGCGCCGTCGCTGCTCGCGACCCCTGCGGTGACATGGGGAGGCTACGGCTTCGGACTGCTTGCGATCGGCGCCGGCCTGTTCGTGCGCAGGCGTCGCAGCATCGATCCGGTCAAGGCAAAGCTTCGCCGCGAGCTTCGTGACCTGCGCGGTCACGTCACGTTCGACCGCAACCCGAAGAAGATCGCCGACGCGCTTCGCAAGATGGCCGCGCTGACGATCCGCGGCGATGCGCGGCCGCCCGAGCTCGACGACGTGCTCGCCGGGCTCGACGAAGCTGCGTTCGCGCCCGGAGGCGGCGACACGATCATCACCGAGGTGCTGCGCAACCAGGCCGTGTCGGTTGCCGATGCGCTGATGGAGCAGGCGTCGTGA